Part of the Triticum aestivum cultivar Chinese Spring chromosome 4D, IWGSC CS RefSeq v2.1, whole genome shotgun sequence genome is shown below.
GCCTGCTCTGGCAGGCCTACGTCTCCGCCAACAAGGTGTTCGCCGACAAGGTGCTGGAGGTGATCAACCCGGACGACGACTTCGTGTGGGTGCACGACTACCACCTCATGGTGCTCCCCACCTTCCTCCGCAAGCGCTTCAACCGCATCAAGCTCGGCTTCTTCCTCCACTCGCCCTTCCCCTCCTCCGAGATCTACAAGACGCTGCCCGTGCGGgaggagctcctccgcgcgctcctCAACTCCGACCTCATCGGCTTCCACACCTTCGACTACGCCCGCCACTTCCTCTCCTGCTGCGGCCGGATGCTGGGCCTCCCCTACGAGTCCAAGCGCGGCCACATTTGCCTCGAGTACTACGGCCGCACCGTCAGCATCAAGATCCTGCCCGTCGGGGTCTACATGGAGCAGCTCAACGCGGTGCTCGCCTTGCCGGAGACGGAGGCCAAGGTCGCGGAGCTCATGGAGACCTACACCGGCAACGGCAGGGTCGTCATGCTCGGCGTCGACGACATGGACATATTCAAGGGGATCAGCCTGAAGCTGCTCGCCATGGAGGAGCTGCTGGGGCAGCACCCCGAGTGGCGGGGCAAGCTGGTGCTGGTGCAGGTCGCGAACCCGGCGAGGGGCCGGGGCAAGGACGTCGCCGGCGTGCAGGAGGAGACCTATGCCATGGTGAAGAGGATCAACGAGGCGTACGGCGCGCCGGGGTACGAGCCGGTGGTGCTGATTGACCAGCCGCTGCAGTTCTACGAGCGCGTCGCGTACTATGTCATTGCAGAGGTGTGCCTGGTGACCGCGGTCCGGGACGGCATGAACCTGATCCCCTATGAGTACGTCGCCTCCCGGCAAGGCAACGACAAGCTGGACAGAATACTGCGGCTGTGCAAGCCGGAGGAGAAGAAGAGCATGCTGGTGGTGTCCGAGTTCATCGGGTGCTCCCCGTCGCTCAGCGGCGCCATAAGGGTGAACCCGTGGAACATCGAGGCCGTGGCCGACGCCATGGAGTGCGCCCTTGTGCTGCCTGAGAAGGAGAAGAATCTGCGGCACGACAAGCACTACCGCTACGTGGAGAAGCACGACGTCGGCTACTGGGCCAACAGCTTCCTCCAGGACCTTGAGAGGACCTGCAAGGATCACTCCAACCGGCGGTGCTGGGGAATCGGTTTCGGCCTGCGGTTCAGGGTGGTCTCGCTTGACCTGAGCTTCAGAAAGCTTGCAATGGAGCACATTGTTCAGGCGTACAGGAGGTCGAAGACGCGCGCGATTCTGCTGGACTACGACGGCACGCTGATGCCGCAGGCGATCAACAAGAGCCCCACTGCCAAATCGGTCCAGATACTCAACAGCTTGTGCCAGGACCAGAGGAATGCGGTGTTCCTTTGCAGCGGGTTCAAACGCTGCACGCTCGACGAGTGGTTCCCTGCCGAGAACCTTGGCATGGCAGCCGAGCACGGCTACTTCATGAGGTATGAGCTTAAGTTAAGGTTTGCTTCGCTTTTATGTACATTCTTGCAAGCTTAGCTCAATGCTCAACATTCAGACTTGCAGATGCAGGCCATCCTTTTCTTGCCTGTCCTCATTAGCTAACTTATTAATTGTGAAATGTTATTGGACACTGTATCATTATGTCAAATACTGAAGAAATATTATCCTTTGAACTACTCCTACAATATAGTGGAACATGTATAAAGAAATGTTTTGGTATCTTACATCATAGGTTCATATTCAAGTTGAAGTGGACTAGCATGCCTTTTTCTTCTGCCATGATATTTTGTTGCTATATATTGTGGGCGGCTGCTAAGTTAACATGATCAGTTGCATTGCATCATTTTAGAAGTGCCTAGTTCTCTGATGTCTAATTTCCGAAATGTGCTGCACTGAATAAGGCTGAAGAGGGACGCGGAATGGGAGACCTGCATCCCACCCGCAGACTGCAGCTGGATGCAGATTGCACGGCCGGTCATGGAGCTCTACACCGAGACGACGGACGGTTCGATCATCGAGGAGAGGGACACGGTGCTCGTCTGGAACTACGAGGACGCGGACCCCGACTTCGGGTCATGCCAGGCCAAGGAGCTCGTCGACCACCTCGAGAGCGTGCTCACCAACGAGCCGGTGTCCGTGAAGAGCACCGTGCACTCCGTCGAAGCTAAGCCGCAGGTGAAGAAATCTCTCATTTAATCCCATTTCACCCTCTTGGCACGAGTCAAGCTTCACCGCTCACGGAATTCTTGTGTTGAACAACAGGGCGTGAGCAAGGGCCTGGTGGCGCGGCGCATGCTGGCGGCGCTGCAGGAGAGGGGCATGTGCCCGGACTTCGTCCTCTGCATCGGGGACGACCGCTCCGACGAGGACATGTTCCAGTTCATCACCAGTGCTTCTTGCGCCGACTCGTTCGCGTCCACGGCGGAGGTCTTCGCCTGCACCGTCGGCCGCAAGCCCAGCAAGGCCAAGTACTACCTCGACGACACGGCGGAGGTCGTGAGACTGATGCAGGGGCTGGCGTACGTCTCGGAGGAGCTCGCGCTGCAGAACCCCGCGCTGGGAGAGGAGGACCCCGAGGACCTGTGGTGCGTGGGCGAGCTGCAGTAGTAGGGAGTTGGAATGAAGCGCAGGGGCAGCACAGCACAGGAGGAAGGCATTGTCGTGTTGGCAACAGTCTGAGGAGGCTTCTGCAGCGTAGTTTAGGTGTACATGAGCTATGCTTTTCCTCGTATTTGCTGCACTGCCGGTGGTTTGCTATTAGTAGTATGAGACTTGCTTTAGAGTGTTGTGACTTGTGAGCTCCGTTTGAAAACCTGGTAGTCTAGTTACCGCAACAGTAATAATGTCTCTCTGAATGCCATGGAAAAATGCTAATTTGTGCTgttaaaacatactccctccgctcctaaatatttgtctttctagacatttcaaatgactaccacatacggatgtatgtagacatattttagagtgtagattcactcattttgctccgtatgtagtcacttgttgaaatgtctagaaagacaaatatttaggaatggagggagtacttatttgGCGCCGATTCTGCTTCTTGCACTAAAACCGCATTGCGATATCTACTGATTAAACAGTGTCAAAGATTATACTGCTTCCTAATAATTCATCAAGTGTTAGAAAAAGGTGGAGCCTGCGAAATTCATGCAAGGCTCTTCAAGGCAAGACATGGATCTCAAAGCCCAAGTGAAGCCTCCAAGGCAGCTCTAGGCAATTTTAAGAAAGTCAATGGGccaaagaaaccaaagttgccaaTGACTCAAAAGATGACACAAAAGGAAGATGGAGGAGCCACTCAAAAAAAAAGGAAGATGGAGGCCGAGGAACAAGGAGAGGAGACTCTGCATGAGCCGAGCATGGTTCTGTTCAGATTATTCTTTCGGTGGCTAGGCATGGTCCTGTTCAAGTTATGGCTCAATGGTACACCAAACTAGATCGTTATCATCCCACTCTATGCCCTGGTGCCAAGCCAAAGCCAAATGGGAGTGAAGCTCCCAGTTCTAGTTCTCACGAAGCTCATGACAAAGGACCGGCTGGCCCTCATGGACCCTCAATGTCCTATAGTGCCCCCAAAGAAGAAGGGCTTTACATAGCGGGATCAAAAGGCCATGCTAAGCTACATCAAGGCAATTCATCACCGTATGCACAAGTCAAGTGCCAGATCGAAGCTTGCTCTTAGCCTCATCGACAAAGAGTGTCATCACAATGGGTAGGATGTACCGTATGGGTCCGAGGATGATAGCAACCGTCTTGAGGCGTATGTGTATCCCTTCTCAAGTGGCAATGGAAGTGATCAAGCCTGGTGATGCCAATGAGCCTCTTGAAGACCCCCAAATTCGATGAATTCTAtaaagaggatgacgacgatggAGAATGAGTAGTGGGTTATGTGGTAGcatctctcttcttctctctttttg
Proteins encoded:
- the LOC123098192 gene encoding alpha,alpha-trehalose-phosphate synthase [UDP-forming] 6 isoform X1 yields the protein MTKFSSSAPAYNCVPAFLPADTAARYYHGFCKQHLWPLFHYMLPLSPDLGGRFDRLLWQAYVSANKVFADKVLEVINPDDDFVWVHDYHLMVLPTFLRKRFNRIKLGFFLHSPFPSSEIYKTLPVREELLRALLNSDLIGFHTFDYARHFLSCCGRMLGLPYESKRGHICLEYYGRTVSIKILPVGVYMEQLNAVLALPETEAKVAELMETYTGNGRVVMLGVDDMDIFKGISLKLLAMEELLGQHPEWRGKLVLVQVANPARGRGKDVAGVQEETYAMVKRINEAYGAPGYEPVVLIDQPLQFYERVAYYVIAEVCLVTAVRDGMNLIPYEYVASRQGNDKLDRILRLCKPEEKKSMLVVSEFIGCSPSLSGAIRVNPWNIEAVADAMECALVLPEKEKNLRHDKHYRYVEKHDVGYWANSFLQDLERTCKDHSNRRCWGIGFGLRFRVVSLDLSFRKLAMEHIVQAYRRSKTRAILLDYDGTLMPQAINKSPTAKSVQILNSLCQDQRNAVFLCSGFKRCTLDEWFPAENLGMAAEHGYFMRLKRDAEWETCIPPADCSWMQIARPVMELYTETTDGSIIEERDTVLVWNYEDADPDFGSCQAKELVDHLESVLTNEPVSVKSTVHSVEAKPQGVSKGLVARRMLAALQERGMCPDFVLCIGDDRSDEDMFQFITSASCADSFASTAEVFACTVGRKPSKAKYYLDDTAEVVRLMQGLAYVSEELALQNPALGEEDPEDLWCVGELQ
- the LOC123098192 gene encoding alpha,alpha-trehalose-phosphate synthase [UDP-forming] 6 isoform X2, with the protein product MVSSSYSNLLDLATGAADQGAAPAALGALRRRLPSVVTTLGLMEDSPASPSTPSPAPRPRTIVVANHLPIRAHRPASPEEPWTFSWDEDSLLRHLQKSSSSPSMEFIYIGCLREDVPVPEQDAVAQALLDSYNHSAPAYNCVPAFLPADTAARYYHGFCKQHLWPLFHYMLPLSPDLGGRFDRLLWQAYVSANKVFADKVLEVINPDDDFVWVHDYHLMVLPTFLRKRFNRIKLGFFLHSPFPSSEIYKTLPVREELLRALLNSDLIGFHTFDYARHFLSCCGRMLGLPYESKRGHICLEYYGRTVSIKILPVGVYMEQLNAVLALPETEAKVAELMETYTGNGRVVMLGVDDMDIFKGISLKLLAMEELLGQHPEWRGKLVLVQVANPARGRGKDVAGVQEETYAMVKRINEAYGAPGYEPVVLIDQPLQFYERVAYYVIAEVCLVTAVRDGMNLIPYEYVASRQGNDKLDRILRLCKPEEKKSMLVVSEFIGCSPSLSGAIRVNPWNIEAVADAMECALVLPEKEKNLRHDKHYRYVEKHDVGYWANSFLQDLERTCKDHSNRRCWGIGFGLRFRVVSLDLSFRKLAMEHIVQAYRRSKTRAILLDYDGTLMPQAINKSPTAKSVQILNSLCQDQRNAVFLCSGFKRCTLDEWFPAENLGMAAEHGYFMRLKRDAEWETCIPPADCSWMQIARPVMELYTETTDGSIIEERDTVLVWNYEDADPDFGSCQAKELVDHLESVLTNEPVSVKSTVHSVEAKPQGVSKGLVARRMLAALQERGMCPDFVLCIGDDRSDEDMFQFITSASCADSFASTAEVFACTVGRKPSKAKYYLDDTAEVVRLMQGLAYVSEELALQNPALGEEDPEDLWCVGELQ